The following proteins come from a genomic window of Venturia canescens isolate UGA chromosome 4, ASM1945775v1, whole genome shotgun sequence:
- the LOC122409923 gene encoding venom acid phosphatase Acph-1-like isoform X2, which produces MERGHAFNVAPKLSKLFECAVIMTLILGPGAITSLDFPNKLKHVYVIFAHKLYAPLTPDTQYGFPEKLEYEYFLADAADMPNKAKLEIVELGIHLRRRYDDFLGDIYYSEVSRTYTSEYFLSMISGQLVNAGLWPPAKSQQWNEDLNWQPIPSAYQPKETDRLFLGTMCPHFLDEEKRVLDTDESIKNEVSEHQGLFDYVSSHYGKKIERPADVSLLYSSLETMASYEELNKTLPGWAEGIFPEGEMRNVTLLSYTLLSKTRNQRQLNGGVFLKKIINEATKLITTNATFDVNSNTSRDAKISLWSAEDRNLIGVLQAMNLWWSPHLLDNGASIILELRHNESAKEYGFEIYYYTGINMNETMGLTLPGCKAFCPLSDFARILSEVLPTDENLLCHTEHPIVTDSNSSADSNQARAYLR; this is translated from the exons ATGGAGAGAGGTCACGCTTTCAATGTTGCACCAAAATTGTCGAAATTGTTTGAGTGCGCCGTCATTATGACACTTATTCTCGGTCCCGGAGCAATTACATCGTTGGACTTTCCAAATAAACTGAAACACGTTTACGTC ATCTTTGCACACAAATTATATGCCCCGCTGACACCAGATACGCAGTATGGCTTTCCTGAGAAACTCGAATACGAATACTTCCTCGCTGATGCCGCCGACATGCCGAAT AAAGCCAAGCTGGAGATTGTTGAGCTCGGGATTCACCTTCGTCGCAGATACGACGATTTCTTGGGCGACATCTATTATTCGGAAGTTTCACGAACGTATACGAGCGAGTACTTCCTGTCGATGATATCCGGCCAATTGGTAAACGCGGGGCTCTGGCCTCCGGCAAAATCCCAACAGTGGAACGAAGATTTGAACTGGCAGCCGATACCGTCGG CTTACCAGCCGAAGGAAACCGATAGGCTGTTCCTTGGCACTATGTGCCCGCATTTTCTCGATGAGGAAAAACGCGTGTTGGATACGGACGAATCTATTAAGAACGAGGTCTCCGAGCATCAGGGACTGTTCGACTACGTTTCCTCCCattacggaaaaaaaatcgaacgacCCGCGGATGTTTCGTTGCTGTATTCGAGCCTGGAAACAATGGCA TCGTACGAAGAGCTTAACAAAACGTTACCGGGCTGGGCGGAGGGTATATTTCCTGAGGGCGAGATGCGAAACGTTACTCTACTCTCATACACGTTGTTGTCCAAGACGAGAAACCAAAGACAGTTGAACGGTGgagtttttcttaaaaaaatcattaacgaGGCAACGAAATTGATTACAACGAATGCAACGTTTGACGTCAATTCTAATACGAGTCGCGACGCCAAAATATCGTTATGGAGCGCCGAGGATAGAAACCTCATCGGGGTTTTACAAGCCATGAACTTATGGTGGTCGCCTCACTTGCTGGATAACGGGGCTTCTATTATTTTGGAACTGCGACACAACGAATCTGCTAAAGAATATGGTTTCGAG ATTTATTACTACACCGGAATAAATATGAACGAAACGATGGGACTGACGCTGCCTGGCTGCAAGGCATTCTGTCCCCTGAGCGATTTCGCGCGCATTTTATCCGAAGTTTTGCCAACCGACGAAAACCTGCTCTGTCACACGGAGCATCCGATTGTAACAGATTCGAATTCGTCGGCGGACAGCAATCAGGCTCGAGCTTATCTGAG atAA
- the LOC122409923 gene encoding venom acid phosphatase Acph-1-like isoform X1 codes for MERGHAFNVAPKLSKLFECAVIMTLILGPGAITSLDFPNKLKHVYVIFAHKLYAPLTPDTQYGFPEKLEYEYFLADAADMPNKAKLEIVELGIHLRRRYDDFLGDIYYSEVSRTYTSEYFLSMISGQLVNAGLWPPAKSQQWNEDLNWQPIPSAYQPKETDRLFLGTMCPHFLDEEKRVLDTDESIKNEVSEHQGLFDYVSSHYGKKIERPADVSLLYSSLETMASYEELNKTLPGWAEGIFPEGEMRNVTLLSYTLLSKTRNQRQLNGGVFLKKIINEATKLITTNATFDVNSNTSRDAKISLWSAEDRNLIGVLQAMNLWWSPHLLDNGASIILELRHNESAKEYGFEIYYYTGINMNETMGLTLPGCKAFCPLSDFARILSEVLPTDENLLCHTEHPIVTDSNSSADSNQARAYLRHQLVLCLTVFSFLFKTAC; via the exons ATGGAGAGAGGTCACGCTTTCAATGTTGCACCAAAATTGTCGAAATTGTTTGAGTGCGCCGTCATTATGACACTTATTCTCGGTCCCGGAGCAATTACATCGTTGGACTTTCCAAATAAACTGAAACACGTTTACGTC ATCTTTGCACACAAATTATATGCCCCGCTGACACCAGATACGCAGTATGGCTTTCCTGAGAAACTCGAATACGAATACTTCCTCGCTGATGCCGCCGACATGCCGAAT AAAGCCAAGCTGGAGATTGTTGAGCTCGGGATTCACCTTCGTCGCAGATACGACGATTTCTTGGGCGACATCTATTATTCGGAAGTTTCACGAACGTATACGAGCGAGTACTTCCTGTCGATGATATCCGGCCAATTGGTAAACGCGGGGCTCTGGCCTCCGGCAAAATCCCAACAGTGGAACGAAGATTTGAACTGGCAGCCGATACCGTCGG CTTACCAGCCGAAGGAAACCGATAGGCTGTTCCTTGGCACTATGTGCCCGCATTTTCTCGATGAGGAAAAACGCGTGTTGGATACGGACGAATCTATTAAGAACGAGGTCTCCGAGCATCAGGGACTGTTCGACTACGTTTCCTCCCattacggaaaaaaaatcgaacgacCCGCGGATGTTTCGTTGCTGTATTCGAGCCTGGAAACAATGGCA TCGTACGAAGAGCTTAACAAAACGTTACCGGGCTGGGCGGAGGGTATATTTCCTGAGGGCGAGATGCGAAACGTTACTCTACTCTCATACACGTTGTTGTCCAAGACGAGAAACCAAAGACAGTTGAACGGTGgagtttttcttaaaaaaatcattaacgaGGCAACGAAATTGATTACAACGAATGCAACGTTTGACGTCAATTCTAATACGAGTCGCGACGCCAAAATATCGTTATGGAGCGCCGAGGATAGAAACCTCATCGGGGTTTTACAAGCCATGAACTTATGGTGGTCGCCTCACTTGCTGGATAACGGGGCTTCTATTATTTTGGAACTGCGACACAACGAATCTGCTAAAGAATATGGTTTCGAG ATTTATTACTACACCGGAATAAATATGAACGAAACGATGGGACTGACGCTGCCTGGCTGCAAGGCATTCTGTCCCCTGAGCGATTTCGCGCGCATTTTATCCGAAGTTTTGCCAACCGACGAAAACCTGCTCTGTCACACGGAGCATCCGATTGTAACAGATTCGAATTCGTCGGCGGACAGCAATCAGGCTCGAGCTTATCTGAGGCATCAACTCGTTTTATGTTTGaccgttttttcattcctcttcAAAACGGCATGTTAA